In Lycium barbarum isolate Lr01 chromosome 9, ASM1917538v2, whole genome shotgun sequence, the DNA window TCTGTATCATCTCTGATAGGCACAGGAGCATAGCCAATGATGTTTCCATAATTTTTGAGCATGCTCATGATGGACTATGCATGAAGCATCTTAGTGATAACCTTCGAAAAAAATTCCAATGTGGAGATTCTCTTCATGTATACTATGATGCAGCAAAGGCATATGATTACCAGGAGTTCAATAAACATTTTCAGCAATTAAGAGATAAATGCCTCAAAGTAGCTAATTGCCTCGAGTTTGATATTGAATTTGACAAGTGGAGCAGGGCATATTTTTCAGTAAATAGGTACGATGTGCTGACCACAAACATTGTTAAGTCACTAAACTCAATGTTGAGGGATGAAAGAGAGTACCCTGTGACTGCCTTACTCACTTCTATTTCTAGGAGGTTTGCTGAAATTTTCAGGCAGAGACGTGCAAATATCAGCGGTTCAATCAATTTATTTGTGCCTTCGGCTGAAAAGACGCTAAGGGAACAGATGGATGAGGGCGACTCTTTGTTTGTCAATAATATAAATGGGGATGCCAACGAGTTTACCATAGTCGGTAGTGGCCTAACTACCAAAGTCAATCTACTAAACAAAACATGTACTTGTAGAGAGTATGACTTGGTGAAATTACCATGCGCTCATGCGATGGCAGCCTTGAGGTTGAAATACGAACCTGATTATGGTTCAAGCGTGTACAAGTAGTCCTCGCCCATGTATAAAGTTCAGTCTTACATTCTTGCATTTGGTGAAACTATTAATGTAGTTTCTCTAGAGTCAGAATGGGAAGTCTCAGAGAAGTACGCAAACATGTATATTCCTCCACCGCCTTACAACCCCAATCTTCGAAGGAAGAGAGTGAAGTGTATTCCTGGCATCACGGAATATTTCAAGTCCAAGGGAAGTAGTAAAGGGAAGAGAAACAAGTGCTCGATTTGCAAGGGGGCTGGTCACAAGAAAACAACGAGTCGATATTTGAGAGAGCATcccacttgatttttttttcaattgtaatGTATTTTTATTGTATTAGTTCTGAAAACTGAATGCAAGTTCAATATTAATCAACTTTGTTTTAGTATATCATAGACTATATATGGGTTTATAATATACCAATCCGTTGGTCTATAATAGTTCATAGTTACGAAATTAATCTTCCTTTAGGAGATCTATACTCCCCAATTAAAACCCTTATCATGCGGAACTGAGTAGCGTAATGATTACCCTTTTAGAATACTACTCATTTCTCTTCTAATCACACTTATAAAATACAAATTTAAATGACACCTCCTTGCCCAAAGCCACGTCTTAGCCATTGGGCAGTCGTTCACATAACCGATGCAAGGAGTTTGTATATCTTCTTCAGTCCTTATTTCCTCCATTTTAAATAAACTGAAGCCCATAGaaatttaagatcattcatcTCCCAAATGCCCAGAAGAATCTGCTTTCCTAGGCACCCACGGTAACAAAATCCATCACCAGACGTTCTTCTACTAAGAAATGACTTCGAACGGCTCTTTAGGGGGCTGAGAGAGGACAGGGAGAGATTGACAAGGTCTCTTCGCAGGATCGAGCGATTTCTGCGTGTCCTCTTGCAGGTGAAGGATATTGACCCAGATGCCCTTATAACCCCCTAGTTTAGTTTAGTTATGTAGTTTTAGTTTTTATGTATATTTTTTCATTTTGTTGTAATTTTTTTGCAAAGCTTTCAATGTTGAAAGTTGTAGATGGAAGCAGCTTTTGGGGTTTCATATATGAAAGCTTTTAGATGCTTTTGCTGTTTTGGTTTGGGGTTTCAATGAAATGAAATATGTGGTTGATGTGGATATTTCTTGTGTTGTGTTTTATTTATGTCCTTTTCTGATTTTTGCATTTTTTCTAACCGTAGAAATAAAGTTAAGTGTGTTGGGTCTATTAATAGACATAACTGATAATAAACGACTATGATCTATAATTACTCATTGACACGATCTGTGATGGACCTTTAAGATTGATTCTAAACCACGGGAAGAAAGGTGACTATTGGAATGAGAAGCCTGCTAAATTTGCACAATCCAACAGGCCggaaaaaaaatgaaccccaaaccccaaatcttaaaaaagccaaaaataaataaaaagacttgatactatttaaatattataataaaAATTTAGCACATCATATGTGAGTCCCCATCCATTAGACACATgatcaaaatagttttaggacaCCTAATAGTCCTTAAATCACTcttattagtaaaaaaaaaaccaaaaacaaataaaattaaattaaaaaaagacctgatactatttaaacattgtaataacactttaatacatcatattaGGGTCTCCATCCATTAAGCGCTTGATCAAAATAGTTTAGGACACCTATTGGTGcttaaatcactaatattagtctaaaaaggccaaaaataaataaaaagacttgatactgtttaaacattataataataatttaatacatcatatgagagtccccaaAAATTAGCCACATGATAAAAATACCTTAAGCACAACTAGTGTTGTCCTTAGAAAAAGGTTGTGCTTTGAGAACAATAACTTATTGTCAGACTAATTGGATAGTAGTGATATGATTACCATTACTTGTGCTTAaactctttggatcatgtgtCTAATTGGTGGGTACTATCATATGATgcattaaagtgttattataatgtttaaatagtatcaagtctttttatttatttcattttatttatttttggcttttttAGACTAATATTTGTGATTTAAGGaatcctaaaactattttgatcatgtgtctaatggatggggactctaatatgatgtattaaagtgttattataatgtttaaatagtatcaagtctttttatctattttattttattcatttttggcTTTATTTAGATttgggtttcaattttttttttgtggtctATTGGACTTGTGCAAATTTAGCAGACTTCTCGTTCCAATAGTTAAATTTACAACGGTAACAATACACCCTTCCCTATATAAAACCGACTCAAAATTCAAACACCTCCATTGTCTCTTTTGTTGATCAAACACCTCCATAGTCTCTTTTCTTGATCAAACTTCACCATTAACTTTTTTCTTGATCAAAACACCCAAAACAGTCTCAACTATCCGAAACATCTCAACCACAAGATCCCGACATTTGTTTCTGCGGTGAATACATTGTCTTGAAGACATCACGCATCCCAAGAAATCCAGGTTGCAGATTCTTTAATTGTGCAGTTGGAACTATGAGTTTCTAATTCAAAATGTATGCGTTTTTTATGTGGTTTCAATTTAAAAACCTCTAATTGATTGTTGTTTGTCTCAAGAATGTGGTGGCTGCGAGTATTTTAGGTTTATTGATCCACATCCCAACAAAACACCAAATCTCAAATGAGCCCAGGACCTTGCAGGAGCTTAGGTGGACCTGAGACACCAACATCAAAAGGCTTAACCAAATTTGAACTACAATATAGACTCAGAGAATCTTTAGAGAATGAGAAATTACTTCAGTTGTTGTTTAGAGAATCTGAAGGAAAGAAGAATCAATTGAAAGTTATGTTGGGAGAAGCCGAAATTGAGAGGGATGACGTAAAATAGTGGTTGATGATGGCTGAAGTGAAAGAGAATAGACTAAGGATGATTTTGTATGGtttatgtaacacctcgtatcccTAACTACCTTATGTTCATCACGGTGAAAGTACATTTTACGACCAAAGTAAGGGCCGCACAAAGATGTACGGGCCATACAATAGTGGGTGTACATAAGGGGGAACTGGTAGAGAGCACTGAGAGTTTTTAACCCAAGTACGGGCAGAAAAGTACGGGGCGTACCTTGAGCCCGTACTTCCCTCGTCGAAATTGATGATCACTGGAAAGTTGACCCAATGTACGGGACATACTTTGAGGTACGGGCCGTGCATTGAGGCCGTACTTCTCCCGCATCGGCCAGAAACTATAAATATAAGGATTCAGTTCTATTTTTCACTTTTGGCATTCCCTCCAGCCCTAGGATGAAATCGTCTCTTCCATCTATTGAAATTCAGCAAGGTAAGTTATTCCAAGTCATCCCAAGTTAGTTCTAACATCtatccatgatttctaaacaagaattcatcctttttaacctagggttttcaagaaaacccatttaaaggatacaagactaaagctttgggattcttctacaaagttcagatttttattATGAGTTTGGAGTATTAAATGGTATGTAGGGTtactatctatgtgtgggaacatccTTGCTCT includes these proteins:
- the LOC132612079 gene encoding uncharacterized protein LOC132612079, with protein sequence MVRGTPEHGYACLLAYLYMVENLNPGSRICISPDDADRFKYYFVAYGACIRGYKHMRKVSAIDGTHLYGKYKGVLLSAVAHDTENHIYPIAFCVVDKECDESWTYFFKQLRYVITDELDFCIISDRHRSIANDVSIIFEHAHDGLCMKHLSDNLRKKFQCGDSLHVYYDAAKAYDYQEFNKHFQQLRDKCLKVANCLEFDIEFDKWSRAYFSVNRYDVLTTNIVKSLNSMLRDEREYPVTALLTSISRRFAEIFRQRRANISGSINLFVPSAEKTLREQMDEGDSLFVNNINGDANEFTIVGSGLTTKVNLLNKTCTCREYDLVKLPCAHAMAALRLKYEPDYGSSVYK